In Parasegetibacter sp. NRK P23, the genomic stretch ACACTTATGCGCTGAAAGTGCTGGCCAGCGACACCTGCAGGTTCAGCCAGCTGACCTGGCAAAAAAACGGGGATGCACTTTGTTTCATGAAAACCGTTAAATCACCGGACCATGAAGAAGAAACCGGTGTGATCTACACGTATACGAATGTATACAAAACACCTGCACTCACCCTGCTTTCGAACAGCGATCTTGCAGGTCTTCCAAAAGACATGCGTATTGTGCCTACGGCGAATATCGGGTTAAGCGAAGATATTACCAGTGTATTCTTCGGATTGAACAAGTGGACCGAAAAACCCAAAAAGGATACGGCAAAGAAAGCGCCCGCCGCAAAAGATTCCACCAGGAAAGATTCCGCAGCCCTGGTAAAGGCAGCGCCTAAAAAGGATTCCTCGCTGAAAAACCCTTCCGGACTTGATATCTGGCATTGGAAAGATGAAGAAATCCAACCCCGCCAGAAACTCACCTACAACCAGGATAAAAACGCCAACTTCCTCGGTGTTTACAACTTCGATAAAAAGAACTTCATCCAGGTGGCCGACAGTGTTTTTCCCCGTGCATCCATTGGCGGAAAACAAAAGATCGCAGTGGTGATGAACGACACTAAATACAAACCGGCATTCAAAGAAGATTACGCCGATTTTCACCTCGTAGACCTGAAAACCGGTACTCGAAAGTTACTGGGAGAAAAGAAACTTGCCGGATATTACACAGGCTTCAACTCCTCACCTGATGGAAAATACCTCACCTATTTCGCCGATCAGAACTGGTGGGTATACGATGTGCAGCAAAACCAGCACAGGAACCTGAGTGGTGGTATAAAAACTGATTTCTGGAATACCAAAGACGACCATCCCGCTACTAAACCGCCTTTCGGTATGGCAGGCTGGACAAAAGGTGACAAAGACCTGCTGGTGTACGATGAATACAATATCTACGCACTTCAGGCCGATGGCAAAAAAACAAGGAAACTGACCAGCGGCGAAAAAGACGAAATCGTTTTCCGCATAGTGCGCACCGATGCTGAAAATGAATATTTCGATGAAACAAAACCCATCATACTCTCCGCGTATGGCGATAAAACAAAGCGCAGCGGTTTCTACCAACTGAACAAAGGTCAGGTGCAGGAACTCGTATATGCAGATAAAGCCATGGGCAGGCTTACCAAAGCAAAAGACGCTGACGTATACGCCTACCTGCAGCAAACCTTCAGCGAATCACCTTCCGTAGTGGCCGTGAATGGCGACTGGAAGAAATCCACTGTAGTGGCCACGACCAACCCGCAACAGAAAGATTATGCCTGGGGTAAAAGCGAACTGGTGAACTTCACCAATAAGAAAGGTCAGCAACTCCAGGGCGCCCTCTTCTACCCTGCCGATTACCAGCCCGGAAAAAAATATCCGATGGTGGTGTACATCTATGAGATACTGTCCAACACCCTGCATGGCTATACTTCTCCCAACGAGAGAAGCGCATACAATACCACCAACTTCACGACCAACGGTTATTTCATTTTCCGCCCGGATATCGTTTACGACATCAACGAACCCGGTATGTCGGCCGTGAACTGTGTGGTGCCGGCTGTGGAAGAAGTTTTAAAAACAGGCATGATCGATGAAAACAAA encodes the following:
- a CDS encoding S9 family peptidase, with translation MKKFYRLLLAGALLAGITGNAQTKKQLKPEDYGKWQSLGATAISNNGAWLAWQMMVQKDNDSLFLENLLTKKKYAIAFASGPVFSGDNQWIAYRVGVSYKESEKLEEQKKPVEYSTGYMNLVTGRQYSIKNAGRFSFSENGKFLAITLDPAKGNTEKGSILLLRNLTDSTTRTIGNVTASAFNKKGDFLAYVIEGANDAANSVELFNLNTYALKVLASDTCRFSQLTWQKNGDALCFMKTVKSPDHEEETGVIYTYTNVYKTPALTLLSNSDLAGLPKDMRIVPTANIGLSEDITSVFFGLNKWTEKPKKDTAKKAPAAKDSTRKDSAALVKAAPKKDSSLKNPSGLDIWHWKDEEIQPRQKLTYNQDKNANFLGVYNFDKKNFIQVADSVFPRASIGGKQKIAVVMNDTKYKPAFKEDYADFHLVDLKTGTRKLLGEKKLAGYYTGFNSSPDGKYLTYFADQNWWVYDVQQNQHRNLSGGIKTDFWNTKDDHPATKPPFGMAGWTKGDKDLLVYDEYNIYALQADGKKTRKLTSGEKDEIVFRIVRTDAENEYFDETKPIILSAYGDKTKRSGFYQLNKGQVQELVYADKAMGRLTKAKDADVYAYLQQTFSESPSVVAVNGDWKKSTVVATTNPQQKDYAWGKSELVNFTNKKGQQLQGALFYPADYQPGKKYPMVVYIYEILSNTLHGYTSPNERSAYNTTNFTTNGYFIFRPDIVYDINEPGMSAVNCVVPAVEEVLKTGMIDENKVGLMGHSWGAYQTSFIITQTNLFKAAIAGAPLTDLISMSMSIYWNSGVPDQKIFETSQGRFDGPWYDRMEEHIRNSPMFQAKNINTPLMVAFGDKDGAVDWHQGIEMYGTLRRMQKPHIMLVYADENHGLAKKENQIDYQKRQFEFFDHYLLGKPAPKWIEEGVKYSEKMKK